The window GAGGTATGTCATTGCGATCCTAAAGAGTTTAGGAAACAGAGATTTTATGTCTTCCCAAATTTCAATTGCAACCCTCTTTATCGGTGTTACAGGAGATGAAAGGTACATGTGGACCTCGGTTTCGCTGATGGAGCTTAGCGTAGGCGTAGctgaaaaagtttatttgacgGAACATGCACGAACGATGTATCGTCGATACATCGCTGTTCCAACATCTATGTTAACATCGATATTAACATCGATGTTTTTATGAACGATACATCGATGTTTCTAAAACATCGATACATCGTTTTCATCCCTACACATTAATAGGACGAGGAAGTTGATCGTACTGATTTCTTATATACATTAATGATATCACAGATGAACAGAATCACAGATGGTAAAGAAAATTGACGAAAATGTCATTGTGATTGTGATGGTGACTGATTGATTGTCAATTGCGAAGCTTTAATAGGAGTGGataaattcaatttgaattgaaagtAAAACCTTCGTCAGGATAAACTAAAGTTTAActatttaagtaggtaaatatgtctgtattttatgaatatttaatatcatatataataatatttctgttCTAAACACTTCAAAGATAAACTGAAAAGTCACTTACTACAATCTCAATCCAATACATAACAGCAAACCTTTACATACCCTTTGCATTTTTCTGTAGTTTCCTTCTGCCTACCTTTTGTCTACTTTGCTTCAACAATAAGAACATAGTTACACTCACGCTCATACTCAACATATATTAACTCCCTAGCACTGCTGTCttcttgttattttgtgttgatatttttaatatgtatcctTCATATTGAATGGCAAAGCCTCCGTACTAGGTtccactgaaaatcagcgcatTGTGTAACCTCATCATACACATGCATATGCTGAGTGGAAACCCTTTTGGTcgcatcatgtattttttatttttatctctgtttatgaatgaaaatgttatgttacatcttgccaaataaagatttttctttctttatttttctttctttctttcttatttatttatttatgtaaacggAGGTCCTACAGTGTAATTACGATTAGCCACCAcacttatttgtttaatttaacgcattttatttttatcaaaaagttCGCCTAGGTATGTCCTTcctttaatgtataaaaattgccgcggaagaaaaattattacaattacttatttatatacctactgagcttaataacttaataaagtGGTTTTCAGATATTTAACTACATCTATAAAActactttataaatttattacacgGAAGATGGAAGAAGTAGACtctataattttacattttcttcGCCAATTGAACATGTAAGTACACAAAAAGCAAAtactaaacaaaattttagattttttatttcacaaaaacaatttcCTGATGATTGTATGTGTCACACACAGTACCAACAGAAAATAGGAACACTATCTTTTTCATTGATGTCATGAAATGCAACTAGGagataatatacttattaacttgggattcttcttttaggctatgggctgaCAAcctgtcataattttttttaatttcaattttatcactaagccaaacagctcaaactggcctttcagtctcttcaagactgtaggcttgGTCTACCCTGCTAGGAATATTGacatgattattattatatgtatgaatgaatgagagTCAGGGGTTGGGTTAAGATATGTGCCAATCCAattgatgttttattaattcaaactGTAAAAGAGAACATGGTaggaatttataaaacatCAATTGTTGCAGGAACAAAAGCAAAGGTTGCCGAAGTTATACATATAGAGCTCGCTTCATTTAAAAACCTGATAGAAAATAACATGAATACAAAGAGTGAATGCATGCATTAAAACATTTGCCATATGAAGCCTAATACTTGctttttcaaacattttagaaaaatagatgataaaattaagaatatatGTGAGTTACCTGTGGAAACAATAATTGCAGCTGCTTCAAAATGCCTGATAACTATAAGTCCAACTATCAAAATTCCTATGAAATTACCATCTGGTATATCACATAGGATAGAAGTTGCAGCTCAAATAGCATTAACGTGCAAGGTATGTAAATAGTAAAGTCCTATGTTACTATAgattttataatgtattattttaatatacctacaaattttaatcatatacatacatgtgttTGACCTCCACCTGGATACAAGACAATTGTTTCTCAGCATGATTACATTGTAAAAAACTCATTATCAAactgttattaaatatatatttcatttaccaGGATTTAGGATACAAAAATGATGTTGGCTACCAAACTTTTCTTTATCATAATGAAGCAGATCTTAGACAGGTTTTTATGTTTCTTATTGAAAGACTGCCAAATGAAAGCAATCAAACAACAAGTAATGTTTTGCCAACCAACAAGAAATCAACACTTTACAGAGACATTGGACATAGGATTGCTGAAGAATTGAATATTATGTGGATTCCACCATGTTGTAAATcccaaacacaaaaaagaattggagaTTTTGCTTATCCAACAGGTAATTTTTAATGATGATGGACCTATTAGTAATTAGGTAAACCTATAGTAATAAGGTAGGACCTATAAAATAAGTCCTTTTGAGTAAAAGGAGgcccaataaataataatatatattaagcaTGCACTAGAACTAGTGGTCACCTGCCGCTCTGTCCACATAAAACGAAAATACCTAACTTCTGTTTCCGTGGTAATTGCGGGATATCCTGTTATTGCACCCCTAGATCACATAAGGAATGTTCTTCATGTACTTTGCTACTTCCTTAAcaaatttcaagtttctaGACCCAGAAGTTTGAAATGTGctttgtctgtcagtcagtcactaaGTAATGGAAGAGTTCTAGATTGTACAAATTAATGATGTGTGCTAAAGTATGTACAAACCTACATTagattttaataaggataCTTATTATGGCTAATGATAATGTGTAGTAATgtgaaatcttttttttaaattataatattatacatctttcagaatatttaacaaaacaaaccaTCCCTGCTAATCTAACAAAGGAACAAATTATAGAAAagcttttgaaaattaaagatGTTAGTAATGAAAGTAGGGCAATCAAAATACAGCCACCTTCAAATCCGGAGCAAGACTTAACAATTAATCACGCAGTTAAGTCAGATGTGCATATTGAGATCAAGCAAAGTCTAAAGGAGTTGAAAGAGGCTGCTATAGTCTTACGGCAAAAATTGGACATGCTGGAAAGTGAGCGAAATGTAATGGATGTTGAATATTCTCAGgtaggtaattaaaaatacatttgaaatACTTTACATTTCTAAgatatacttttttgtacttatgtatacttaattttatgtttgttttttcatgtatattcctatttttattataaacaagtttaaatacagggtttttttaattttaattcaactgcataaatttaactgttaagtgtactcatcttaaggatatttaaaaacgttaaaagaaaaatatcggttcatatttcagaaagtacgaaaaaaaataaaagtatcaaaatccacgatcctaaatacgtcatatcactcCGGTCGgtggaaaagcgacgcgtaagattcagagatcaacgacacaattcatttaGCTGAGCTATCTCGACAACtcttacttgatcttgatactagaaaaataatttatttttcagacatttatttacatgtttagttttaatttctttttgtagtattggtctttaataaagcgtgtgacgtagtttttgagggttttttaaatgtgaaaatgttgacgtttaatttaaataaaaataggctcaaacggctcagaagcatgggtatagtctatgtttaaaaggatgcagatTTTGGGCAACAATCTGGTCAAAACATTTTCGTATTAAGTTTTGTCTGAAAACTGAGAAAAGATGTTGCCGatctgataaatatatataaaaagcaGCCTAGGCTGAACTGGAAACATGTAAATATGAGAGGGTATCCTTCTCATCTTTACATGTTTCCAgttcataattattatctttatcgCCATTCttgattttattctttatagacttttttttattctgtgaTCATTAACGTACATGGGAAACCTCATGATAATAAGAAACTATTgtcttaaaaaatttaatatatcattTCAGGCACAAAAGTCATGTGAAAGAGTAGAAGCAGATATGAagaatatagaaaatattttgagtagTATTGGCATAACAGAAATCCATAATGAAgataacatacaaaatttgcTAGAGAGAGTACATAGCAATATTAATGTACTCCACAGGAAGAGTGAAGAGCTCACATCGAAAAATTTGACCCTTAAAGTAGAAATAGATAAAGTAAAGAATAGCATGGCACTTTCGGAGGTTAGTGATTTATTTACTTCTTACTCGTGGCTATCACACTTCCCTAACTGACAAACTTCTGTTGGGGTTGATAAATGCATATGAAGCAAAATAAGTTTGAGGGTATTGTGGAATgtaaaaagatgtagtctgtgCTTATCCCTCAGGGAAAgtaatgatattataaattatttttgttttgtaaagtcAAACTTGATTTTGATAGGATAAGAGTGTGTGTTGTAGGGATagaatattttgaaagttCATTCAAGGTCATTCAGataaatgtgaaattttattgaatttaactGGGGAAGAAGACAAAACTATGAAAACTGGTAAGGCGAATGTTATAGTAGCGGTCGATATGCTAAAGGCGTAGTAAGCTAGTCAAGTAAttcataaatacctatatttaaaacttttagcATTTAGCCTAAGTAGCCTAGCCCATGGGAACGTAAATAtctgatttctttttatacgCGGGCGGAGCCTAGTGCGAACACTAGTTATAGAGCTATATATCGATAATATAATCTAGTCAGTTGCACagccatttttatttttgttggtaAAGAAACCGAGTGGCAATAGATTTGTGTAAAGCTGTTATCACCAGTCTAATTATCTGtaacccttttcctttgtaaaaaTTCCTAAAACCGGAAAAATCATCGCGGTATAAGCCTTCTTAACATCGTCGTTGTCGGCAAACTGAATGCAAAGGTGTTGAGTAATAGTTAAGAAAGAGATTGATGAAAAAACTCCCATGTTCTTCATGTTCTCCCATACTTGCAAACAGTAGGTACTTGTTTTGGAAAGGAATGGACGTACAGTTCGGTCAAAGGCCGAAAGGCCTATATTGCTCATTCGTGACTCTTGCAAGACCTATTACAGAGAACAGTGAGATGAATTTTAGTTGGCACTATTCATAAatggtatacatacatataatcacgtctatatcccttgcggggaagacagagccaacagtctggaaaagactcaTAGGCGTTCagcttatgatggaattgaaatttaaataatgacaggttgctagcccatcgcctaaaagaagaatcccaagtttataagcctagtcttagtcgccttttacgacatccatgggaacgagatggagtggtcctattctttttttaattggtgccgggaaccacacggcactgaaatAAATGGTATGGATGcataaattataatgacaATGTTTTTCCTACTTACAGTC is drawn from Amyelois transitella isolate CPQ chromosome 6, ilAmyTran1.1, whole genome shotgun sequence and contains these coding sequences:
- the LOC106131180 gene encoding coiled-coil domain-containing protein 22 homolog isoform X1, giving the protein MEEVDSIILHFLRQLNIKIDDKIKNICELPVETIIAAASKCLITISPTIKIPMKLPSGISHRIEVAAQIALTCKDLGYKNDVGYQTFLYHNEADLRQVFMFLIERLPNESNQTTSNVLPTNKKSTLYRDIGHRIAEELNIMWIPPCCKSQTQKRIGDFAYPTEYLTKQTIPANLTKEQIIEKLLKIKDVSNESRAIKIQPPSNPEQDLTINHAVKSDVHIEIKQSLKELKEAAIVLRQKLDMLESERNVMDVEYSQAQKSCERVEADMKNIENILSSIGITEIHNEDNIQNLLERVHSNINVLHRKSEELTSKNLTLKVEIDKVKNSMALSESERNRCKKILITLKSNAKEMKGEYAKKDEQRHQLKQNYDKLKGGNKRSIYTKRIMEIINNVDKQNMEIKKILDDTRQLQKEINTLEGQLDRCFSIADETLFRDAKKDDQAKKAYKLLALLHSECNTIVSLVNDTGALARDIVDLEDNIKTEKAKHTEETLQKINSDLTKIQQEINYIN
- the LOC106131180 gene encoding coiled-coil domain-containing protein 22 homolog isoform X2 — encoded protein: MEEVDSIILHFLRQLNIKIDDKIKNICELPVETIIAAASKCLITISPTIKIPMKLPSGISHRIEVAAQIALTCKDLGYKNDVGYQTFLYHNEADLRQVFMFLIERLPNESNQTTSNVLPTNKKSTLYRDIGHRIAEELNIMWIPPCCKSQTQKRIGDFAYPTEYLTKQTIPANLTKEQIIEKLLKIKDVSNESRAIKIQPPSNPEQDLTINHAVKSDVHIEIKQSLKELKEAAIVLRQKLDMLESERNVMDVEYSQAQKSCERVEADMKNIENILSSIGITEIHNEDNIQNLLERVHSNINVLHRKSEELTSKNLTLKVEIDKVKNSMALSESERNRCKKILITLKSNAKEMKGEYAKKDEQRHQLKQNYDKLKGGNKRIMEIINNVDKQNMEIKKILDDTRQLQKEINTLEGQLDRCFSIADETLFRDAKKDDQAKKAYKLLALLHSECNTIVSLVNDTGALARDIVDLEDNIKTEKAKHTEETLQKINSDLTKIQQEINYIN